A region of Sesamum indicum cultivar Zhongzhi No. 13 linkage group LG7, S_indicum_v1.0, whole genome shotgun sequence DNA encodes the following proteins:
- the LOC105165937 gene encoding protein EXORDIUM-like, with translation MASTFLTVKFLALISLLNVCFASRAMPSGWVEDPQTQLIRYHKGALLHGRISVNLIWYGNFKPSQRAIVSDFITSLSSSMPAQSQPSVAAWWKTTEKYYHLANSKSVSLYLGKQLLDQSYSLGKSLSEKQILQLASKGEQMNAINVVLTASDVTVGGFCVNRCGSHGSKSAVVNGKNSKFAYIWVGNSETQCPGFCAWPFHQPVYGPQSLPLVAPNNDLGMDGMVINLSGLLAGTATNPFGNGFYQGPSGAPLEATSACPGVYAKGAYPGYAGDLLVDSTTGASYNAHGANGRKYLLPAIYDPSTSRCSTLV, from the coding sequence ATGGCTTCTACTTTTCTCACTGTGAAATTCTTAGCTCTCATTTCTCTCTTGAATGTCTGCTTTGCATCAAGAGCAATGCCCAGCGGTTGGGTTGAAGACCCACAAACCCAGCTGATCAGATACCACAAAGGCGCTCTTCTCCATGGCAGAATCTCCGTGAACCTCATATGGTACGGAAATTTCAAGCCATCCCAGAGGGCAATCGTATCTGATTTCATCACCTCCCTGTCCTCTTCCATGCCCGCTCAGAGCCAACCGTCGGTAGCCGCGTGGTGGAAGACTACAGAGAAGTATTACCACCTCGCTAACTCCAAGTCCGTCTCTCTCTACTTGGGCAAACAGCTCCTCGACCAGAGCTACTCGCTCGGGAAGTCGCTTTCCGAGAAACAGATTCTCCAATTGGCTTCCAAGGGTGAGCAAATGAACGCCATTAACGTCGTCTTAACGGCTTCGGATGTCACCGTCGGAGGGTTCTGCGTCAACAGGTGCGGATCTCACGGGTCTAAGAGTGCAGTCGTGAATGGAAAGAATTCCAAGTTTGCCTACATCTGGGTTGGCAACTCTGAGACCCAGTGCCCTGGATTCTGTGCCTGGCCATTCCACCAGCCCGTTTACGGCCCGCAGAGCCTCCCATTGGTTGCGCCCAACAATGATTTAGGCATGGACGGGATGGTGATCAATTTATCCGGGCTTTTGGCCGGAACCGCCACAAACCCATTTGGGAATGGGTTCTATCAGGGCCCGTCGGGTGCCCCGCTGGAAGCTACGTCGGCTTGCCCTGGAGTCTATGCTAAAGGGGCTTACCCAGGTTATGCTGGGGACTTGTTGGTGGACTCCACCACTGGTGCTAGCTACAATGCGCATGGTGCGAATGGGCGGAAGTACTTGCTTCCAGCGATTTACGATCCTTCCACTTCCAGATGTTCTACTTTAGTCTAA